The Deltaproteobacteria bacterium genome has a window encoding:
- a CDS encoding TIGR03557 family F420-dependent LLM class oxidoreductase: MAIIGYAAALEQFHPAELLDYSRLAEDHGFGGVMAADHFQPWIPKQGHNAFVWSWMAALGAITKNLTFGPGVTCASFRYHPAVVAQAAATQGAMTPGRFWLGIGTGEALNEHVMATPWPEAHVRLKMMQEAIGIIRKLLTGEVAKHDDGRFFKMERVRMWTVPDAHHPVPIYVATAGPIASRWSGAHCDGFITPGAGLEKLRMLLGKFEEGARSVGKDPAKMPKLLQLHMSWAKTKHEAVENALDQWPNGGMPFPKGDIRTPEDFAEIAKLVRPENYKDRMVISPDMDEHREQIQQFIDLGFDEIHVHNVGRNQKEFIEVFSKQVIAKLKL; this comes from the coding sequence ATGGCCATCATCGGATACGCGGCAGCGCTGGAGCAGTTCCATCCGGCCGAGCTCCTCGACTACTCGCGGCTCGCCGAAGACCACGGCTTCGGCGGCGTCATGGCGGCGGACCACTTCCAGCCGTGGATTCCGAAGCAGGGCCACAACGCGTTCGTGTGGTCGTGGATGGCGGCGCTCGGCGCGATCACCAAGAACCTCACCTTCGGACCAGGGGTGACCTGCGCGTCGTTTCGCTACCACCCGGCGGTCGTGGCGCAGGCGGCGGCGACGCAGGGGGCGATGACGCCGGGGCGATTCTGGCTCGGCATCGGCACCGGCGAGGCCCTGAACGAGCACGTGATGGCGACGCCGTGGCCCGAGGCGCACGTCCGCCTCAAGATGATGCAGGAGGCGATCGGCATCATCAGGAAGCTCCTCACCGGCGAAGTCGCGAAGCACGACGACGGCCGGTTCTTCAAGATGGAGCGCGTCCGCATGTGGACGGTGCCCGACGCGCACCACCCGGTGCCGATCTACGTCGCGACCGCGGGTCCGATCGCTTCCCGGTGGTCGGGCGCGCACTGCGACGGCTTCATCACGCCCGGCGCGGGCCTCGAGAAGCTCCGGATGCTGCTCGGCAAGTTCGAGGAGGGTGCGCGCTCGGTCGGCAAGGACCCGGCGAAGATGCCGAAGCTCCTCCAGCTCCACATGTCGTGGGCGAAGACCAAGCACGAGGCGGTCGAGAACGCCCTCGACCAGTGGCCGAACGGCGGCATGCCGTTTCCGAAGGGCGACATCCGGACGCCGGAGGATTTCGCCGAGATCGCGAAGCTGGTGCGGCCCGAGAACTACAAGGATCGCATGGTCATCTCGCCCGACATGGACGAGCATCGCGAGCAGATCCAGCAATTCATCGACCTCGGCTTCGACGAGATCCACGTCCACAACGTCGGCCGCAACCAGAAGGAGTTCATCGAGGTCTTCAGCAAACAGGTCATCGCCAAGCTGAAGCTCTGA
- a CDS encoding crotonase/enoyl-CoA hydratase family protein: MSEPVLYERRGAAAILTINRPEARNAVNGAVAAALLDGYRRFEADVDARVLVLTGAGDQAFCAGADLKAIDTVRDRHEGPLGFTRLTSTKPTIAAVSGWCVAGGIELACWCDLRIAAEGSTFGCFERRFGVPLIDGGTQRLPRIVGLGRALEIMMMGRPVPVDEAHRIGLVNEVVPRGRHLERALEFAETLAKFPWPTLLADRAAALAGSGLPLEHGLAIEARLGRAVLDEAKRGASRFAGGEGRKGHGV, from the coding sequence ATGAGCGAGCCGGTTCTGTACGAGCGGCGCGGCGCCGCCGCGATCTTGACGATCAACCGACCCGAGGCGCGGAACGCCGTGAACGGCGCGGTCGCCGCCGCCCTCCTCGACGGATATCGGCGCTTCGAGGCGGATGTCGACGCGAGGGTTCTCGTCCTCACCGGCGCCGGCGACCAGGCGTTCTGCGCCGGCGCGGATCTGAAGGCGATCGATACGGTCCGTGACCGCCACGAGGGCCCACTCGGCTTCACGCGCCTCACGTCCACCAAGCCGACGATCGCCGCCGTCTCCGGCTGGTGCGTCGCCGGCGGCATCGAGCTCGCGTGCTGGTGCGACCTGCGCATCGCCGCCGAGGGCTCGACGTTCGGCTGCTTCGAGCGCCGCTTCGGCGTGCCGCTGATCGACGGGGGCACCCAACGGCTGCCGCGCATCGTCGGGCTCGGGCGCGCGCTCGAGATCATGATGATGGGCCGCCCGGTGCCGGTCGACGAGGCCCATCGCATCGGGCTCGTGAACGAGGTCGTGCCGCGCGGCCGCCACCTCGAGCGCGCGCTCGAGTTCGCCGAGACGCTCGCGAAGTTCCCGTGGCCGACGCTCCTCGCCGATCGCGCCGCCGCGCTCGCCGGCTCCGGGCTGCCGCTCGAGCACGGGCTCGCGATCGAGGCGCGTCTCGGCCGCGCCGTCCTCGACGAAGCCAAACGCGGCGCGTCCCGCTTCGCCGGCGGCGAAGGTCGCAAGGGCCACGGCGTCTAG